The Brassica rapa cultivar Chiifu-401-42 unplaced genomic scaffold, CAAS_Brap_v3.01 Scaffold0753, whole genome shotgun sequence sequence AGTTGAGGGCGAGCCTTAGGGCTATAACCGCCGAGCTTACTCAGCTACGGCAGAGAGGCAGacccaacggacctcgaccaccaggaaggAATCAGCCTGacccgcatgacactgactcggatgcggacagtaccgatgatacgcgcagtcaggacgaagagaggccaaaccggggagggaggaggaacgcgcgaggaccccgggcccaagtaggaggaggccaCGACCGTagaggaggtcgagaccgagaggaggaagagccttGGTTGGGAGGTaaggcgcttaagcttcatcccccaacgtttgctggcaaggttgatccggacgcctacatcgtgtgggagaagcgcatggagtacatcttcgactattaccaatatagtgaggccaagaaggttgccctagcagcagcccagctgacggacaatgctctttcgtggtgggatcgagacgttgccAAGTCCGAgccagtgtggagagcgcgtaattggaccgagatgcggaccaagcttcgcgcgaggtacattccatcttactaccagcgtgacgtgctaaaacgttttcgtaaacttacgcagggaactaagactgtggaggagtactttgaggagttcgaggcacttaggaataagcttgagaccgacgagcccgaagagacaatgatgtcccaatttctggaagggctgcaagaccgcattgcccgcaaggtggagaggcaacagtatgaagacttcaacgacctgttgcactttgctacgctgagagagacatacgtccagcagcagattccatccgccaatcaactcttttctctatcttttgttttagatttcattcatccaattccataaaaaccaaaagaatcatatcttgttctgttcttgttcctattgaaaactcactaaagGTTCCTATATGTTTCAGGATCGAacacaagcaagagacgagccggccggtaccatccatccgaggcaaggttgaaccgcggaacggccatccgtccgtccgtccgtccatccgttcgaccctctgacccgtgcctacaacagtCAGAGACGTTATTACAATGCACCAGCATCCATCAGATTTTTCAGAATCAAACAAGACCATACTTGCCTTTTTGGAGTCAAAAGCCATCAATTCTCAACAGCTCTTTTACCATCATGATTGGCACGACTTCTATACATATTTCTTCAGTAAAGAAGTTCCCAAGAAGCTCACTTACAGcctcaaaccgtccagatacaaaACCAGAATCAAATCCCTTGAAGAAAGCCATTGGAACCAAAACATTCTCCTAACGGCTAGTTTATCGGTTTCcttgtttagtttttgtttcctttctttttttgtgacCGTTTGGTCTCTGTATGAGGTCATGCTCTATATAAGCAGACCCATTTGTATACTTTAGATTCACCTTTCAAtccttaagaaataatattcagtttgtttatttttatcaaagagAGTCTTTGAATAGAAATCTGTCTTTAGGATACTTGAGTGATTCTTGTGTTCTATTGATTCGTCTAGCATAGGTTGTTTGAGTTATTCAACAGCCAGTGTTAttccagattgagagagtcaatcaaacccgcggattgagagagtcaatcatcttctatccaacatcatctatccatcttccatcttcaaacaactattcatcaatctttccatccctttatcttttcagtttctgttcttattttaattattcataaactcattgttcttcattgtttccaggtttgattggattaAAAGGAACAGCAAGTCGTCCATCTTCACCATCTTTCCATCCGGTCTTCATCCTTACCGATAAGATCAACCCATCGCCCATCCATCTCATCGACCTAGCTTCCCAGCCTgcaacatttggtatcagagcttaaagCTCCTATATCAGGTGATATCAATCCATATCTATCTTTGTTCTTTTCATTCCTTGCtagttttcatttataaaaaaaaaaaaaaaaccataaaaattgttatttgcTTCAAGTTTGAATTTCTGcattttgtgttcttgagaaaagaaaattaaaaagagaaagagttttGTTAGTTTGATCCACGAAATTCCTTTAACATATTAGTCTAGTTTTTTTGCATTCATTTCCCCCAGCTCCCCTTTCCATATTTAATTTTGCATACCATAAAATCtcacattttgaatttttctcatttatgttgcatcatttaaaaaaaaaaaaagaaatctcaTATATTGTTTCATGCCTATTTCGTGCATACCATATAGTAGTTATATTgtgcatttaaatatatatatatataaaaaaaaccatTTAGTCATTTTTTGCATTAGTTCATTTCCTAGTTTCCTTTTTCGATttatttgcattaaaaaaaagtgttatGTGTTTCCATTAAtctgaaaaccaaaataaaaacttgtttctttgtttattttaaatatatttcgtGCTGCTtctgatatatattaaaaaaaaaaaaaagaagaaggaattttccattcttgttttcaaacttttcaaaaaaaaaaaaaaaattaataagtttCCATTTTGCTCATTATTCTTTCCTTTGTTTGTCTAGCCACGAATTGATTCTTCTTTTATCTGTTTGTGCAAGGTAAACATTAAGAAAAGACAGAAGAGACGCCATGGAGTATTactcagaagaagaagacttttTTGATTCAAGCCAATGTTCCGATATCGACGAAACCGACCAAGCATGGTCCAGTAAGGAGGATGGCTTTGAAAGATCGTGTTCTGCTGATGAATACTCTAGTTCAGAGTATGGAGACGACCCTGGTGAAGAAAGTCCTGAACCTAAACCACCAGACCACTCTCAAGGCAACACAAGATTTTACAAGAAAGGAGGTTGCCGAGAAAACAAATCATGGAGCATTGACACTTATTCTGAAATCAGTATGGGAGAGGAAGATGAATGTGATCCACATCCTACCCAGGCTTACAATCCTCTTAAGAAATCACTGACGCCAGCCAGCTATGGAGTTACTCCATACAAAGTACCTGGCCGATCCAAATCCACCACAGCACAATCAACACCAGCTGCCACAAAGAAGCAATCCAGAACAGAACGTGGGAACACACCTGATTATCTAGTCTTTTCAGGTTCTAGCATGGACCCTGGAGTCTATTTAAGATGGGAGGATGATATGAAGCAGTGGCTGCGAGCAAAGAACATCCCAAAGGAAGATAAGCTATCATATGCCCTTGATATGCTTATTGGAAAAGCTTACACTTGGTGGGAACAAGAAGATGCCCAGACCTACTACTCTAATCCAGTACTCAATTGGGGAGATCTTAAGGCACGCATGTATAAGGAGTTTGTAAGGAAGCTCAGGGCCAGCAACAAAGTTCTCACAAGGCCTATGTACCAAGAAAATCGGTGGAGTTCAATGTCAACACCAAAGGCAAGACCAGCTGCTGATAAGAGTCACGCCCACTGTCCTGATCCAAGGAAGTCATTGTCCACTTCAAAGAAGGCAGAGGAGGTTGAGAAACTTTCTCCAGCCAAGAAGTATCAAGGCTGGACAAGCACCACATCAAAGCACCATCACCAAGCAACATCAAGGAAAGAGGTGTCTAGCTTAAAACCAGAATCTGCTTCTATGCCTATGAGTGCTCACGGCCTTAAGCCCAAGAAGGTGACATCAAGTGTCCCTACACTTCACAAAGGAGCTATGAGGTCGTCCCAAACAGAGAAGTTTCAAGAGAGACCAATCCCTACACTTTTGATGGAATCACAAGGGATACAAGAAGTATGTCAAAGGTCCAAAGAAACTTCCAACCAACAAGAGAACATAAGAAGCCAAGGTAAGTCCTCTaactctaaaaatttaaaagatcagaCATGTTACAGATGTCATAGACGTGGACACTTTGCTGCTGTTTGTCCATCTAAGAAATTGAAAGAAACATCACTAGGAGAGAAAActgaaatatcaaaaataagtgATAGTTTAATTCAGTCTGATTTGTTGGTTTCCAATGCTtgtataatgcacttgtctATGCCAAAAGGTGTTAATACAGGTCCTAAGGAGCATGAGTCCATTGAAGAAGAACCACCAGGAGAAATTATTGAGATGGACCCGAATAAAGCTCAAGAAGTAAGGAAACACATGTTCCTTAAGGAGATCAATTCCGAGGCATCCATACTGCCCAATCCGACCAGCACTACACCAGATATGATCCAACATAAAGATATAATTAGTAAAGCTAATTTGTGTGTTCATGGTACAGGAAGCCCAAGTTTGGAACATAGGATCCAAAAGAGTAATGGGGATAATATTTCCAACAAATGGAGGCAGAATCCAAGCCAAAGTTATACAAGAAAGAGTGAACCACAAGAAAGTGAGGCCACGACTGAATGTACCAGAGTTTCTGAGGCCACTCCAAGAGAAGTCCAAGGTCATGAGATCATTCCTGAGCCACTCCACAATTGGAAGATAAAACCAGAACCATTGATTTTTCTAGAACCAAAACTCAAAGTAAGTTTTACTTTAGATCAGTGTGTTTTTTCTTACTCCTTGACAACATTGATGCACTTGTCTTTCCCAAAGGATTTTGAGACAGGTTTAGGAACTCAGAAGAAGTGCACGGCCCAAAGACAAAAGACACCAGTTCTGATATTAGGTACATCActtgatttaaataaaagaacTGATAGTCTTGTTCcattaaaactttcaaattctagatttatgcacttgtctttgccaAAGAGTTTTGATCCAGGGATAAGACAAGGTGATGGACGACCAAGCCATGGTAAAAGGATGGAagagaaccagggacagcacctGACTTGTCCACAAAACGTTGAAGGAGACGCAAGAAGCATCAAAAGCAAACAAGCTGCCAAAGAGCAAAACATCCTTCAACTAGCTAAAACCATTTGGGTAAATCTGAACTTTACTTgtcttatttataaattttcaaacccaGATATAATCCACTTGTTTCCTGCCAAAAGTGTTGAATTTATTTCAGGGGCAGAGGCTAAGCATCACATTGATGAGC is a genomic window containing:
- the LOC117130979 gene encoding uncharacterized protein LOC117130979 codes for the protein MEYYSEEEDFFDSSQCSDIDETDQAWSSKEDGFERSCSADEYSSSEYGDDPGEESPEPKPPDHSQGNTRFYKKGGCRENKSWSIDTYSEISMGEEDECDPHPTQAYNPLKKSLTPASYGVTPYKVPGRSKSTTAQSTPAATKKQSRTERGNTPDYLVFSGSSMDPGVYLRWEDDMKQWLRAKNIPKEDKLSYALDMLIGKAYTWWEQEDAQTYYSNPVLNWGDLKARMYKEFVRKLRASNKVLTRPMYQENRWSSMSTPKARPAADKSHAHCPDPRKSLSTSKKAEEVEKLSPAKKYQGWTSTTSKHHHQATSRKEVSSLKPESASMPMSAHGLKPKKVTSSVPTLHKGAMRSSQTEKFQERPIPTLLMESQGIQEVCQRSKETSNQQENIRSQGKSSNSKNLKDQTCYRCHRRGHFAAVCPSKKLKETSLGEKTEISKISDSLIQSDLLVSNACIMHLSMPKGVNTGPKEHESIEEEPPGEIIEMDPNKAQEVRKHMFLKEINSEASILPNPTSTTPDMIQHKDIISKANLCVHGTGSPSLEHRIQKSNGDNISNKWRQNPSQSYTRKSEPQESEATTECTRVSEATPREVQGHEIIPEPLHNWKIKPEPLIFLEPKLKDFETGLGTQKKCTAQRQKTPVLILGTSLDLNKRTDSLVPLKLSNSRFMHLSLPKSFDPGIRQGDGRPSHGKRMEENQGQHLTCPQNVEGDARSIKSKQAAKEQNILQLAKTIWVNLNFTCLIYKFSNPDIIHLFPAKSVEFISGAEAKHHIDEQRKEITKCLHAKRNKEVVISNLLILDVPEDKTPPSRVPDQNRGVALSFLLKEEPPYVPSKIKPIEYQGKVLESQKRMKPNLLYLGADYPVSRSKLFQGRGYDAVIKSVPEPEANQLHQTANPKTHQDMCSIKTAYLTNQEDIVHETKFPALYAQQGVNPNWYHHQRYSDKEDMNFTNRRFSIPSICEYPSLEVVSSPTKKRSDPNQSLDFKKDLLAFQQTKNGKKSPRKYGVKINFSKPDKPVLHLPYLEAGRFNQLQTRHWRPGETCNHSGDQSKRPGESETFLQCTSIHQIIQNQTRPYLPFLESKAINSQLLFYHQDWHDFYTFFFSKEVPKKLTYSLKPSRYITRIKSLEESHWNQNILLTASLSVSLFSFCFLSFFVTVWSLSEVMLYISRPICIL